The sequence GATGTTTGAAAGAGGAGATGATATTTTAGCTTTGAAATTGTCATCTTCAACGAAGGCATTGATGGGTTCGACCACTTTGTCAAGTGAGGAATCATCAAACTTAGCAATCGTTCCTTCTCTTTCCCTAAAAGGCTAGCCACTCTCCCTATCCCCCCCCCCNNNTTTAGATGTTTGCCTTCGCTTTCATTTATGCATATCTTTAAATAGTTTCATGTAATGCATAAATAAAAGGAAGGATCAATTGTTTCACCATATTTTCTGTTTGTGTTTGAGATTTAGCAGTTGTTTAAGATAGTAGGAAATTAATTCTTTACATGTGCTTCTCTGGCTCTGCTGATGTTGATTCTTCTATCTTTTATCAGCTGCTACTGTTGCTTCACAATGGTTGGAGCTTCTATATCAAGACATTAAAGGGCGTCTTTCGGGTAATGGCCATATTTATTCTGTTTGAGCTGTTTTTAGAAGTGTAATTGCTTATGTTTGCTTTTCGGACTTTTTTTTCTACATTGTTAGCTTTGCGCCGCAGTAGGAGGAGGGTTCGAGCTGTAATCACTACTGAGTTGCCTTTTCTTATATCAAAGGAATTTGCAAATAATCAAGAAAATGACCCTTTTGCTGCGAAAATGACTGCGGGAATTTCCACTAGCAAACCAGCAGATGTGCATCGGGCAAGATGGACTGCGTTGTTTGATCACATGGATGAAGCACTTTCAGAAGAGGAAAAACAACTTGTAAGTTTGAAaaggacaaataaaataaaatatgtgttGCACGGTCTTAAGGGTTATTTGCATTTCGTTTAGATCTGCAATGCAATGGTATAGTGATATGAATGATAAGCACAGAGAGAGGGAGGGAAAAAAGAGAATAAGGGGNNNNNNNNNNNNNNNNNNNNNNNNNNNNNNNNNNNNNNNNNNNNNNNNNNNNNNNNNNNNNNNNNNNNNNNNNNNNNNNNNNNNNNNNNNNNNNNNNNNNNNNNNNNNNNNNNNNNNNNNNNNNNNNNNNNNNNNNNNNNNNNNNNNNNNNNNNNNNNNNNNNNNNNNNNNNNNNNNNNNNNNNNNNNNNNNNNNNNNNNNNNNNNNNNNNNNNNNNNNNNNNNNNNNNNNNNNNNNNNNNNNNNNNNNNNNNNNNNNNNNNNNNNNNNNNNNNNNNNNNNNNNNNNNNNNNNNNNNNNNNNNNNNNNNNNNNNNNNNNNNNNNNNNNNNNNNNNNNNNNNNNNNNNNNNNNNNNNNNNNNNNNNNNNNNNNNNNNNNNNNNNNNNNNNNNNNNNNNNNNNNNNNNNNNNNNNNNNNNNNNNNNNNNNNNNNNNNNNNNNNNNNNNNNNNNNNNNNNNNNNNNNNNNNNNNNNNNNNNNNNNNNNNNNNNNNNNNNNNNNNNNNNNNNNNNNNNNNNNNNNNNNNNNNNNNNNNNNNNNNNNNNNNNNNNNNNNNNNNNNNNNNNNNNNNNNNNNNNNNNNNNNNNNNNNNNNNNNNNNNNNNNNNNNNNNNNNNNNNNNNNNNNNNNNNNNNNNNNNNNNNNNNNNNNNNNNNNNNNNNNNNNNNNNNNNNNNNNNNNNNNNNNNNNNNNNNNNNNNNNNNNNNNNNNNNNNNNNNNNNNNtataataaaattgaaacatcTTAATGCTGTCATCTTCATTGTCACTCTTGGAAATTTGGTAAAACAATGTTGTTTTAGCACGAGTCTCTGTTGTGTCTCCAAAACTTGGAATCGAGTTTTTATACTTTTATGTCCTTATGGTTACATACCACTCCATCTCCTCCAATAAGATACAAACCTTGTGAAGTTTCTTGGTTTATGTCTCAAAAGGTCCAAGATACATACATTATTGGACCTTTTTAATACCAGTCACAAAATTCGAAATTGAAAGAAAAGCATTTTGCATAAATTGGAAATccattagggtttagggtttcgggttCATGATTCAGTTATTTGTGATTCAATTACAGAAATTTTTGCCTTTTTCATCCAAATCTGGAGTATTTTTGGTTCACAATTTCAGGAAAGTTGGTTGAATCAGGTAAAAGAAAAGCAAGTGCTATGTGACCAAGGTCTGCAACAAGTAAACTGGAACATTGCATATGGTTTGCAACAGATGGGAACTTCCGAAAATGATTCCAGGTAAATTTATTATGTATCTTATAAAGATTGGCAATATGTCTCTTCTAAAACAAAGTCAAGCTTTCTGCATTAGAAGAGGTTTTGTTTATATAGCCATATCTTCTGACATGGATAGAGGTTTCTTAATGCAATCTTTTGATGGAAAATACCATCCTGTTCATACATAGCActaataaataattgtttcccTTAATACTCATAAATTTTACGCGATCAAAAATTCCCTTGATCTAGAGTTGTTACTAGAAGAGATAGTGTGTTTTTCTTTGACGCTGGATTGAAACTACTAAAATTTTCTCAAAGAGTCTTCCGATTTTATGTATGAGATGGACTATAAGTTGCTCTTGTGCAACATAGTATCTAAGGCTAATAGTCCAGATGACTGAGGTTGTCAAACCTTAGAATGTATGTAACTCATGAAGTCTCAAGATTAAGTAACTCAAGTCTTAAACTTATAAGACTTTACACAACAACAAAATCCTATCTCACTAGATGAAATTAGCTATATGGATCAAACGACGCTACTAAGTCTTGCTATGGATCAAACAACTAATAAGAGTTTACCCATTTTTACAAAAAATCAtgataaaagaaaataattaaattaaacagcATTTATTACTTTGAGTGCTAAAGATTGTGTAATTTGAGTGGCTATTAAATGGAGTTTATGATAGATCTGCCAGTGTGAGAGATAGACAAACTTTGCCCATTACCCCATGATGTTGGTCAGATGCCTGATAAGGTGATGCAGGTTTGAGAATTCTGGAGTGACATCTGAGGTTGCTCCAAAATATGGATACCAAGCTTAGTCTATCACCTATTCAGGTGTTGTGATAGAGGCAAACAAGTGTGAAATTATGGTGTGGGAGTCCTAGCAGGAGTAACTCAAGCATTTGAAGGGAGTTGAGATGAATGAAATGTAGGTCTCGATGTATATGCATGAGGGGCAGAATTGCGAGACAGTAGGAAAATAATGAGAATGAGAAATACTTTAGTTAGCAATGTAGTGAGGAGATTAGAAGCATAGACTCATAGTTGGCATACAGTGGTAGGGTGGAGGTGTAGGCTGAAACCCTTGATCAACCCTATGCCAGGAGTTGAAACTAGTATGACTGGCTTTTGGCGTAGTTGACAAATCATGGAACTATGTTCCGAGTCACCCTTCCGGCTCTTTGTCATCTGTCCACCAGATCTACCACCACGATAACCACCATGTTTGCCTCTAAAATTGTGTTAGCCTGGGATGCAAAATGCGCTTGAAGAACTAGTGTGCAGAGAACTTTGCATTTGATTCAGCTTGAGGTTTGTGAGTCATGAGATATGGCTCCACTTAAGGCATAGAGTAGGGCTTAGACTTGATGTTTATGGAGGTGACAAATGCATCGTGTTCACTTCCGAGCCTAGCAAGGATGACAACAATGTGTTCTTGCTCAGAGACTGGACTTACAACAGAGGCCAAGGTGTTCATGACAGCTCAAATGTGGAGGAGATATTCGTTAGGAGGTTGCAAAGTCTTTGATATGGTGCTCAACTCTAGTTTCCATTGTTGTGCACATGCTCTTGTTCGCGATGCAAAGCAGGGATCATGTTTCTCCCACACTTGCCATGAGAACTCACAATCGACAATAAGTATGAGCACCGAGTTGGTCTTCGTCGATGTCAACCATGCGAGGAGCATCTGATCTTGCTCATCACAAAGCTCATACTCGCTAGAGACGCGGTTGTTGAGAGCATCCTTTGGCGACGCAAGTTGTAGAGGATGAAGAGCACATTGATCAATTAGAATATGAGATTAAAGAGGCGATTGCCTTTAATGCTGATAGGACTTGATGTTGCCAAagaagaaagtttcaatcttcgaGTTGTAGAGAGATATTCGGGAGAGGACGCGCGAAGGAGGTGGAATTGTTGGCAGTGACAGATTTCCTAGGTGTTGGAGGGAGGATCCATGCTCAATCTGAATCACTTGATACCATGAGTTTAAGAGAGAGGGATGGAGAAGAACgagggaagagagaagaaagagttgACAGAATTGATCAGAGAAAGTGAATATTCATTCTATTATTATTACTGAGTTTAAACACAGTTCAATGCTTATATACATAGCAAAGTAGTTTATTTAGTAAGCTAGTACAAAGGGATAGAAGGGACTTTTCATGCTTAAGTTAATTGCAAGATCTATTTTAGTTGGAACTTACCCTAACTATCTAACAGATTAACCTAACTGATTCTGCCTCTTCTATACTTTTCAGTAGCGTTTGGAAGGGAGATTgagattgaaaataaattaagtcTCTGTTTTGTATTTAGTGTAAAGTGTACAAGACTGAGTTATATCTTAGTATCTTGTTTggtttaagataaaaaaaaatgggGACTTAAataagtgaaattactaaaatacccttactaattaaaaaaatcaaNNNNNNNNNNNNNNNNNNNNNNNNNNNNNNNNNNNNNNNNNNNNNNNNNNNNNNNNNNNNNNccccccccctctctctctctcacacacacacacacacacacacagtggCGGTTTCCATCCCTCCACGGCGACGACAGCACCCAACACCGTTGTGTCAATCATCGTGTTCGTTGCGTCCTGTTCTGTTGTGTCGTGTTCGTTGCCGCCGTGTTCATTGGGTTGTGCGTTCTGCCATCGTGTGTTCCAGTTCTGCGCTGTGCTTGCCGATGGTCTGCCGTCTGTTCCCTATTGTGCTTGCCGCGCCGCCTCTGTTTGAATTCCAATTCGTTGCCGCCGTAGTTCCAGTTCCAATATCTCCCACTATTCTCTTTTCTGTTCTGATTTTGTAATCTTGTGTTATGAATCTGATTTTGACATGTTTATGAGATTGTTATTTTTGGTATTATTAATGTTGGTGGTGGTGGAATTTGGTGATGGCAGTGGTGTGGTGGTGGGGTGGGAGGTGGGGTGGGGTTGAGGGTAAGAAGTAAGGGTTGTGAGAAAGTGTTGGCAGCGGAGGAATTGTGAAGGGTAAATTTggaatatgaaattttgaatgaGGGTATTTGAGGAAAAAAAGTTATTGAAGTTTTAGGTTCGGTTTCCAAAAATTTCAGTTctctattttctcattttttggaggtactgaaagaATTGAAATTGTGTTCTGGGATTAAAATTTTAATTCCAGTTTTTAGCTACTAAACACAATTCTAAGTTTCAGTCCCTCAGTTTCGGTCCCAGTCCCAATATCACAAAACAAACACTACTAGGTAGTGTTTGAAAGAGAGACTGAgactgaaataaatctcagtattgtATTTGGGGTAAAGTGGGAGATAAAGACTAATATAAGAATgaagctctaatttaatttgtacaaagggtaaagTTGGAATTAATTAAAGGAAATggaggtattttaggtataaaatgttattaaagttttagtctccATTCCCAAAAATTTCAATACTCTGTGTTTCTACTTTTTGTAGGtattgaaatactaaaattttggaaACAGACTGAAATTTTAGTATCAGTTTCTAGGCCAACAAACATGTATTTAATCTTAGTCTTCCAGTATCTTAAAATAAACGTTACTTAAGGCTGCATTTGGAAGGGagattgagactgagagacaTAGACTAAATTAAGTTTCTGTATTGTGTTTAGTATAAAATATACAAGACTGAGTTATGTCTCAGGATTATATTTGGTTTAAGATAAATATGAAGACCGAATGATAGtttagaatttgaaaaattaaatgagtgtttttggaaagaaatattattaaaattttggtTTCTATCCCTACAAATTTTGGTCTCTTGTATCCCCAGTGTTTGAAGGAATTGAAATTGTGTTCTGGGATTAAAAatctctcttatttatttatttaatgttgTGCAGGGTCACAGGATTAGATGGTTCAGAGAAAGAATTAGCAGTTAATGCAGCTGCAGCTTCAATATATTCAACATGCAATTTTTTACTGTCAGAGAGCTAAGTATTTGACAAGTTTGATCTGTTtaccttattttattaattattcagAATTAGTAGCGAGGTTCTTGTAATTGCCATGAGCATGCGAAAATACTAAAGATTAGGTTCCCAAATGAGGGAACCATGATACCTGTCATCACTGTAACACTAGCTGTTTTTACCTTCTAAAATCTTTACTTGTACCAATAATTGTTAGAATTAGAATTCTATAGCAGTTAGATGTTCTTCATTTCTGTATTTTAGTTACAGAAAACAATGATCAGCATCTATTTTAACATCAGTTGGAAGCAAGCTAGGATCagtgctttctctttttttttttctttggtcttGAGTGCTTTCTCGCTTGTTCAATTTAAATAAAGTTTCGCATTCGAATCTTGTGAATGTGAAGAGTGGGCTTAAAAATGACTTACGATAGTTTATTTCATTCTTTAATAGTGAGCTGGTTAACTTGAATCTAATTAGTTGAGTTAAATGGATTTGAATTTTGGTACTTTGGACGTTGGACTCTATAAATGTAAAGATTCATTTTAGCAAATTATTCGAAACAATAATATATTGACCATTCTCTTAAAAGGTATGTATTTTAATAGAGATGTCAAAAATATCTTAGGAAGATATTTGTTTCGTTACACTTTAAAAGCATCACTTATGGGAGAAAATAGCAGTTTAAAGGAAATAACGTTTTTATAATATACTAAAATCAAATTTCACAATCTATCATCTAATAATCAAAGGAAATCATCTAATAGTCAAAAGAAAACATCTCTACATAGATAATTATAAAGTTTTCATTGAAATATCTATCTCTTTTAAAATACAATATTATGAAATTTAATAAATTTTCACAATGAAAAAACAAATTTTCTTATTGGTAAAGATCAAAATGTGATGAAATCAATATAGAAATTAGGGGAATTAAAGTAGGcaatttgtgtgtgtgtgtgtgagtttTTTCCATATTACAAGTTTATAACAATTCAGCCACACTACTTTCATACACACAATACTAGAAGAGTTCACATCCACAACTCAACTTCTCAAATTTGAGTGTGGTCATTTCAAAGGCACAAGATGTGCCATTAGACATTAGTACAAGCCTCCAACGATGGCAATATGTTGGATGAGTGCAAGTGAGAGACAAACACAATAGAAACAGAGATACCACAAATTTATAACtgataaaagtttgagtaaatgTCCTTTTTAATTCCAGACTATTTGTTTAAAGGATAAAACAGTCTTCCACAATTCAAAAATCTTTAACAGGTCTCCAACTATTTAAGTAATTAGTCTAAGCGGCTCGTATAATCTGCTGATGTATCAATGACAGATTAGACTAATAATAAAGACTGCTTAGACCAGTTACTTAAATAGTTGAAAAATAGATAAGAATATTCAAATTATAGAGTGTTATTTTGTCATTCGAATAAATGGTCCAAAAAGAGTATTTGTTCAAAATTCTTTGCCCAATCTATTTGACAAACAAAAAACCATTAGTTTTATTGTTTCACCCTTTGCTTCTCTCCGATCACTCCATATTTGGCATGTTTTCCTCATTCCCTTCTTTTTTCGTTAAACTATTTTTTGTCAACATCCACCACAAAcgttatatcttttttttttttggttgtccACAGTATCATCCAACTCCGACAGAACAAGAACTAATTCGTCGCGAATCTGAGATCTATTTAAAGATCTGTTGCTGGCCAATGGGTTGTTGCATACACAAGGCAGAATCCAAACCcccgacacttgtttaagcggacgagtgagctgaccactcaacCAACTCAACTTAGTTCACAAACGTAATATCTTTATTCTATAGTCTTTACCACCTCCTGGGTTTACGTTGTATCCCTTTAAAAGGAAAAATCAGAATTCAGGGGATAGGGGAGTTTGTGACTGATGAACTAACCTAAAGAGAAACATTAGAAgagaaaaacagaattaaaagaattaaagcagAAAAGATAACTAAAATATGTATATCAGAACAGTTTGGACTTCCATTTCCTGTTCTAGATTTCCTATTGGGACATAATGAGACTATATTTAGGCGGGCACAATTAAAAGCTCTCGTCTCCATCCACAGCAAGGAGGTACAATTGCCTTATCTGTTATTAAAAGTTAAGCGGAGATAAAGTGTAAAATCTTTACACCTCATAGAAGACAAATGTCATTAGCCATTTTATAATCTTAGTTTAAATATATATGATACTTGGTTTCATTTTATAACAATTTGCCATATTTCAGAAACACTGCAATTAGCATGTACATGACTATCAACGTAATTATACGATTCTCTGTTTAGTTAGTTAATGGAAAGTTTTAAGGTATATACAAAGAAAGTTGAAATTAATCCTAACATTTAGACCAATCTAAAATAGAAAAAGCCACGCAGGACTGTCGCAAGGAGAACCCCATATATAATGGCTTATAAGAAAAAAATTACTAACGGTGATCTAATTACCTAGAATAATTACATCACATATTTCAACCATTTCCAAGGATATACATGTGAACGAAACAAAAGTTTcacggtgaaaactcaggtgcagttgaTTTCACGTGAAATTAATAGTTgaaagccgttagatgatttgactgatttgactaaattttcatctaacggctctcaactatcaacttcacgtgaagtcaactgcACTTGAGTTTCCACCAAGTTTCACAGCCTACTAAACATAAACGTGTAGATGCTTTGGCCAACACAGCAAGATTTTCTCCATTATTTGAATACCACGTGGCACGTGCTGAAATCTGAGCACCATTGTTGTTTGTAGCTGATAAATGAAGTAGAACACCTTATGTCTCAGGATAGCAGTGCAAATCAAAGGAAATCCTATCGAAATAgctcaggaaaagaccacatcaAGAACTTGGAAAAGATGTCAGACTCCAGGAATTCGATATGTGCAGCACGCCCAATGAAAGAGTTTAAATTCTTGCCATAGGCAGTGGTATCAAAATTGACATCACAGCGCATAAATATTCTTCGTTCGGAGGGATTGGCGTAGATCTGTTCCAAACAACTATTCAGCATTTCCATGAACACAATCCCCTTCCTTGAAGTGTCATGTGAGGCAGCCAGGCACGTCTCAATTCTGGCAGAATGGTATGGCACGTACCCGTCCTGGAAATAGCATTACCAGTTAACAGCAAACTGACTTAATCCTGAAGTAAAAGCAAACTACCATGCATACTCTTAAAATTATTATGTGCCTCTATCCAGACAACCTAAGTTTTTCAGGAAAAAAATGATTCATTACAACACATATTTTCTTTCTACGAATGGATTCAAGAGTCAGGAGAGAAGGGACTACCTGTGGGGAAGATATcaagataatatttttaaaatgatcCAATGTCTTCtgctgaaagaaagaaaaaatagaaagtgAACTCCATTAGAACCTCGTCAAAGCAGTTAACTCACCTATGACAGGAAAATGCTTAGGACCATTAAATCAACACTTGTTCTTTAATATGCAACTAACCATGTATACATTTAAGCACCATAAAAAACAGTATACATTAATTCATTATTTATTTGAACCAAAAATAGCTCATCTGCATGAACATAAATTAAGAAACATATTTCAAAAGATAAGGCTTGTTCACTGCAATTGAAAGTTGTGGGGTCATAGTTATTGTTATGTGAAAAGTAATAGTTATTGAAATGGAAAAGCAAAAAAAGGCATACTACTAACCTAGCCGTTTTGCAAACATTTTGTAGGATAAATTGTCAAGAGATTACTAGCAGTTTGGAAGAATTCATTATGTAAATTGTTGATACCATATTATAAAAATCAAATCAACATTATTTAATGTTTTCAAATTCAAGGAAACCTTACTTGAGCAAACAGTTGATGGTCAAGCATAGTAAATGCTCATGGTATAAGAGTGTAAGGTATTCAAGAGTAACAAATTATAGCTTATGCCAGTCACTTAATCACATACTTCAAAGAAAACTTCCCGTACCTTACACAGCTGATAGATGAATGTATTTTGGATATCTGGATCATCTGTGAAGGTGAGCTGATGAATGCACTGTGTGCCTCTTAGTTTCTTCAAGACCCATAATCCAGAATTAAACAAGGAGTTTGAACTATAAAGATACCCCAAATGAGGACCCGACAGTGAAACATAAGTATATAGATATCTTAAAAATGGCTCCATGATGCTCTCTGTAACCATAGGATAAAATTTAGTGCCAACTGTCAACGTATGAACATTGGAACATTTGAAATTATGAATTACCTGCAATCGCTGTTCTGATAATGAGGTTACCAATAGAATGTCCGACAAAACTTAGCTTAATATCTCCCAAACTCCCATATCTTGATGCTTTGTCCATTTTCTTTTTAACAAAAGAAATAACCTCCTGAGCTAGCCTTTGTCCCATTTCCCTAAAGTCTCCACTTGTTTTATCTTCATTAGTCTCTGACATAAGAAATTCTATTTTGGGATCAATCAAAAGCCATTGATTTCGAATGAGTCTTAGATCCAAATGATGCCCCTACAACATTTTATGTTATGAAGGGTAAGCATTTCACCAAAAGCatagataaaaaatatatatgtagcCAAATAAATGATGCTTTGCAATCAGTTGAAATGAAAATGCTTCAATTGGATTTTGATGTCTATAATATGTTATATTACATGTATTTTCGCTTATTCTTGTTCCTTCCGAAATAAACAGAAACAAAAACAGTCTTATCACCCAGTAGGTAAAATTGGCTACATGGATCAAATAATACCAATGTGCCCTATTTGGGATCATGTCAGTAAAACTCAACCTATTTAtgattaaattctttttaataatttcttTCAAAGTTTTATTAAGTCTCCCTATATCCCTACCCATCGAGCTATATCCCTCGTGTCTTTGTTCCTTATACTTTCCATTCTGGTGTGACAATTCATCCATGAAAACATCTACATGTCTACCATACTAAGCTCGTGTTCTTGTTGACTCTTTACCAGCCAACACTGTCTCATACAACATAGCTGATCTATAAATCATGTGTTCTAAGCTTTAAAGATATTGTTTTATAGCATATAAATCCCGAAGTACTATCTCTACAACTTGTCTCCACAAATCTAAATTCTCATTTATATCttccaaaagaaaaaagaaaaggcgGAAAAACTGATTGAACATGAGCATATTAGTCAATCCTAGGTCATGGCATGAAGTGTCTGACTCTAAAATCAGCATAGGGGATCAAGAAGAATTCGCTAGAATGAATTAGAAGGAGATTTTGGTAGCTGAGATAGCACATCAATACTTGTCTTACAAACATAAAAGAAGGGTATATTTTGCAACAATTTCAACTAGAACAAGACTTGCCTGAAAACCATGCACAAAGACCACAATCTTCAACACCTGTGCATTACTTAGGGGTGTAGATTTCGTGTCTGTAGAGTCAGAACTGTGCGCTGTTTGAAAGCTATCGGAACTTAGGTATTCAACATTACTCAAGTATGAATTTTCACTCAAAGTCCGACGTGGTGCATTCATCACACGTTCAACAATGACGATTGGTATACGTAAAGGATCCCCGAATATATGCATGTCTTGAATTGATCGACTGTTTATCTACAAAAATGTGATCCATTATTAGgccatatataaataaatgtaaAATATGAGCTAGTGATCACATATAAAAGTTGATAAATACCTTCATTTGTGCAATGCTTCTTCGATGAAGTTCAGCACGTGTAGCTGCAATCTGATGAGGCTGTATACAATTggtgatagaaaaaaaaaaagaaaaaagagaagagaaaataggTTTTAGACTTctgctaaaaaaaaaaattcttagtcAAAGCCTTATGTCAAGCATATGAAGGAAAGAGCTTACCTCTTCAGATACCTTCAACAAACTAGGAACTCTTCTATGTCCACCATGATGTGCCGACTCGTCGCTCTCACTTTTTGTATGATGATGAGGCATTTCTACCTTAGAGTACACCATCCATATTGACCATTCAGCTTTCCGATCCTTAGCCCATGTATCACGCAAAAATTCTAGTATCTTTGTTTTGTTATTCCTATTAAGATGTAA is a genomic window of Arachis ipaensis cultivar K30076 chromosome B06, Araip1.1, whole genome shotgun sequence containing:
- the LOC107605207 gene encoding protein FAM135B, producing the protein MANSVKVRPGGMLKAVQEIGIYIHRFHNLDLFQQGWYQIKITMRWEDNENTSFGIPVRVVQYEAPELGLGSVYGIWRIDDTDYSFSTQPFRIKYARQDIYLCMMISFNLPLIGFEGLPTTAVILKFELVYAPTFENGADLQSSLDAYPAAVHEFRIPPKALLGLHSYCPVHFDMLHAVLVDVSVHVSLLKATSSQRASKVPSNSGNVELVADKNDDTLDQELGEFASLDLKNVTFVKAFFAARDILLEELQKLNEVVDQPIDITEFVSKKSRTNLLNSVLESNQFPTDVEPSGQGKPQIDLEERNSDPDFLNVENFDLLAIDQLLDCFHILGDQLTHLWSVFLQFHRNNKTKILEFLRDTWAKDRKAEWSIWMVYSKVEMPHHHTKSESDESAHHGGHRRVPSLLKVSEEPHQIAATRAELHRRSIAQMKINSRSIQDMHIFGDPLRIPIVIVERVMNAPRRTLSENSYLSNVEYLSSDSFQTAHSSDSTDTKSTPLSNAQVLKIVVFVHGFQGHHLDLRLIRNQWLLIDPKIEFLMSETNEDKTSGDFREMGQRLAQEVISFVKKKMDKASRYGSLGDIKLSFVGHSIGNLIIRTAIAESIMEPFLRYLYTYVSLSGPHLGYLYSSNSLFNSGLWVLKKLRGTQCIHQLTFTDDPDIQNTFIYQLCKQKTLDHFKNIILISSPQDGYVPYHSARIETCLAASHDTSRKGIVFMEMLNSCLEQIYANPSERRIFMRCDVNFDTTAYGKNLNSFIGRAAHIEFLESDIFSKFLMWSFPELFR